Proteins found in one Rhodobacteraceae bacterium D3-12 genomic segment:
- the infB gene encoding translation initiation factor IF-2, translating into MSDNDGKKTLGLRGGARPGNVKQSFSHGRTKNVVVETKRKRVVVPKPGAAKPGAGSQKPSLGDPSKRPAGISDAELERRMRALAAAKARESEEAAERAAVEKAREEERNRRREAAETKEREEREREEALKAKVEEEARQKREAEEAAKRAAAAAAAPAEEPVAPRATAKPTPTKQAEPQRRPDRDDKDRGRNKGRGDDAGRRSGKLTLNQALSGGEGGRQRSMAAMKRKQERARQKAMGGSVEREKVVREVRLPEAIVVSELANRMAERVAEVVKSLMNMGMMVTQNQSIDADTAELIIEEFGHKVVRVSDSDVEDVIKMEEDDEGSLVPRPPVITVMGHVDHGKTSILDAIRKAKVVSGEAGGITQHIGAYQVTTDDGAVLSFLDTPGHAAFTSMRSRGAQVTDIVVLVVAADDAVMPQTIEAINHAKAAEVPMIIAINKCDLPAANPDKVRTDLLQHEVVVEKMSGDVQDVEVSAHTGAGLDSLLEAIALQAEILELKANPDRAAQGAVIEAQLDVGRGPVATVLVQTGTLRQGDIFVVGEQYGRVRALINDKGDRVEEAGPSVPVEVLGLNGTPEAGDVLNVVDTEAQAREIAEYREKAAKDKRAAAGAATTLEQLMANAKADENVSELPILVKADVQGSAEAIVQAMEKIGNDEVRVRVLHSGVGAITESDIGLAEASGAPVFGFNVRANAPARNSANQKGVEIRYYSVIYDLVDDVKAAASGLLSAEIRENFIGYATIKEVFKVTGVGKVAGCLVTEGVARRSAGVRLLRDDVVIHEGTLKTLKRFKDEVPEVQSGQECGMAFENYDDIRPNDVIEIFEREEVERNLD; encoded by the coding sequence ATGAGCGATAATGACGGCAAAAAGACATTGGGCCTCAGAGGAGGCGCCCGCCCTGGCAATGTAAAGCAAAGCTTTAGTCACGGGCGGACGAAGAATGTCGTGGTTGAGACGAAGCGCAAACGCGTTGTCGTCCCCAAGCCGGGCGCTGCGAAACCGGGGGCTGGATCGCAAAAACCATCCCTTGGAGACCCTTCGAAACGCCCGGCGGGTATTTCGGATGCCGAGCTTGAGCGCCGGATGCGCGCGCTTGCCGCAGCCAAGGCCCGCGAGTCCGAAGAAGCCGCCGAGCGCGCCGCTGTAGAGAAGGCACGCGAGGAAGAACGCAACCGCCGCCGCGAGGCCGCCGAAACGAAGGAGCGCGAAGAGCGCGAACGCGAAGAGGCTCTGAAGGCGAAGGTTGAGGAAGAGGCGCGCCAGAAGCGTGAAGCCGAGGAAGCCGCCAAGCGCGCGGCAGCCGCTGCTGCTGCTCCGGCGGAGGAGCCGGTTGCACCGCGCGCCACCGCCAAGCCCACGCCGACCAAACAGGCCGAGCCGCAGCGCCGCCCCGATCGCGACGACAAGGACCGTGGCCGCAACAAGGGCCGTGGCGATGACGCGGGCCGCCGCTCGGGCAAGCTGACTCTGAACCAGGCGCTGTCTGGTGGGGAAGGCGGACGCCAGCGGTCGATGGCCGCAATGAAGCGCAAACAAGAGCGCGCCCGGCAGAAAGCCATGGGCGGGTCGGTTGAGCGTGAAAAGGTTGTGCGTGAAGTGCGTCTGCCCGAGGCGATCGTGGTCAGCGAGCTGGCCAACCGGATGGCCGAGCGCGTGGCCGAAGTAGTCAAATCGCTCATGAACATGGGCATGATGGTGACGCAGAATCAAAGCATCGACGCCGACACTGCGGAATTGATCATTGAAGAGTTCGGCCACAAGGTTGTTCGGGTCTCTGACTCCGATGTGGAAGACGTGATCAAGATGGAAGAAGACGACGAGGGCAGCCTTGTGCCGCGCCCGCCGGTCATCACCGTCATGGGCCACGTTGACCACGGTAAGACCTCGATTCTGGATGCGATCCGCAAGGCCAAGGTTGTGTCCGGCGAAGCGGGCGGGATCACGCAGCATATCGGCGCCTATCAGGTGACAACCGATGATGGTGCGGTTCTGAGCTTCCTTGATACTCCGGGTCACGCGGCGTTTACCTCGATGCGGTCACGCGGTGCGCAGGTCACGGATATTGTCGTGCTGGTCGTTGCTGCTGACGATGCGGTGATGCCGCAGACGATCGAAGCGATCAACCACGCCAAGGCCGCCGAAGTGCCAATGATCATCGCGATCAACAAATGCGATCTGCCCGCCGCCAACCCCGACAAAGTGCGCACCGATCTGTTGCAGCACGAAGTTGTGGTCGAGAAGATGTCGGGCGACGTGCAGGACGTTGAAGTCAGCGCGCATACCGGCGCCGGGCTGGATTCTCTGCTCGAGGCCATCGCGCTTCAGGCCGAGATCCTTGAGTTGAAGGCAAACCCGGACCGTGCCGCACAGGGCGCCGTGATCGAAGCACAGTTGGACGTGGGCCGTGGCCCGGTTGCGACCGTGCTGGTTCAGACCGGCACGCTGCGTCAGGGCGATATCTTTGTCGTCGGCGAGCAATATGGCCGGGTTCGTGCGCTTATCAACGACAAGGGCGACCGCGTCGAAGAAGCCGGACCGTCGGTGCCTGTTGAGGTGCTTGGTCTGAATGGCACGCCGGAAGCGGGTGACGTTCTGAACGTCGTCGACACCGAGGCGCAGGCGCGCGAGATCGCGGAATACCGCGAGAAAGCCGCCAAGGACAAACGCGCCGCAGCCGGGGCCGCGACCACGCTGGAACAGCTTATGGCGAACGCCAAGGCCGACGAAAACGTCAGCGAGTTGCCAATTCTGGTGAAAGCCGATGTGCAGGGCTCTGCCGAGGCCATCGTTCAGGCGATGGAGAAGATCGGCAACGACGAAGTGCGCGTGCGCGTTTTGCATTCGGGCGTTGGTGCGATCACCGAAAGCGACATTGGTCTGGCGGAAGCCAGCGGTGCGCCGGTGTTCGGCTTTAACGTGCGGGCAAATGCCCCGGCGCGGAATTCGGCCAACCAGAAGGGCGTGGAAATCCGCTATTACAGCGTGATCTATGACCTTGTGGATGACGTGAAAGCCGCGGCTTCGGGTCTGTTGAGCGCGGAAATCCGCGAGAACTTCATCGGCTACGCGACGATCAAGGAAGTCTTCAAAGTGACCGGCGTTGGCAAGGTTGCAGGCTGTCTGGTGACCGAGGGCGTTGCCCGCCGGTCGGCCGGTGTGCGCCTGCTACGCGACGATGTTGTGATCCACGAAGGCACGCTGAAAACTCTGAAACGCTTCAAGGACGAAGTGCCGGAAGTTCAGTCGGGTCAGGAATGCGGCATGGCGTTTGAGAACTATGACGACATTCGCCCCAATGACGTGATCGAGATCTTCGAGCGTGAAGAAGTCGAGCGTAACCTCGACTGA
- the nusA gene encoding transcription termination factor NusA → MAITSANQLELLQTAEAVAREKMIDPGLVVDAMEESLARAAKSRYGAEMDIRVSIDRKTGRATFTRVRTVVEDAELENYQAEFTVEQAKQYLDDPKVGDQFIEEVPPVEMGRIAAQSAKQVILQKVREAERDRQYEEFKDRAGTIINGQVKREEYGNVIVDVGRGEAILRRNEKIGRESYRPNDRVRCFIKDVRREARGPQIFLSRTAPEFMAELFKMEVPEIYDGIIEIKAVARDPGSRAKIAVVSFDGGIDPVGACVGMRGSRVQAVVNELQGEKIDIIPWNEDMPTFLVNALQPAEVSKVVFDEDAERIEVVVPEEQLSLAIGRRGQNVRLASQLTGLDIDIMTEEEESARRQKEFEERTKLFVNTLDLDEFFAQLLVAEGFTSLEEVAYVEADELLVIDGVDDDTAGELQARARDYLEAQAKAAMERARELGVEDSLIAFEGLTPQMIEALANDGVKTLEDFATCADWELAGGWTTVEGERVKDDGILEPFDIGLEEAQTMVMTARIMLGWVDPAELEADAEDELEDDLEAAGEEAEA, encoded by the coding sequence ATGGCAATTACCTCTGCAAACCAGCTTGAGCTGTTGCAAACCGCCGAGGCCGTGGCCCGCGAGAAGATGATCGACCCCGGACTGGTGGTTGACGCGATGGAAGAGAGCCTCGCCCGGGCCGCCAAGAGCCGTTACGGCGCCGAGATGGACATTCGTGTCAGCATTGATCGCAAGACCGGTCGCGCGACATTCACCCGCGTGCGTACCGTGGTCGAGGATGCAGAGCTGGAGAATTATCAGGCCGAGTTTACGGTTGAGCAGGCCAAGCAGTATCTGGATGATCCCAAGGTGGGCGACCAGTTCATTGAAGAAGTGCCGCCCGTAGAAATGGGTCGGATCGCGGCGCAGAGCGCCAAGCAGGTGATCCTTCAGAAGGTGCGCGAAGCCGAGCGTGATCGCCAGTACGAAGAATTCAAGGACCGCGCCGGGACCATCATCAACGGTCAGGTCAAGCGCGAGGAATACGGCAACGTCATCGTCGATGTGGGCCGTGGCGAAGCGATCTTGCGCCGGAACGAGAAGATCGGGCGCGAAAGCTATCGCCCGAACGATCGTGTGCGGTGCTTTATCAAGGATGTGCGCCGCGAGGCCCGCGGGCCGCAGATTTTCCTGAGCCGCACCGCGCCGGAGTTCATGGCCGAGCTGTTCAAGATGGAAGTGCCGGAAATCTATGACGGCATCATCGAGATCAAGGCCGTTGCCCGTGACCCGGGCAGCCGCGCCAAGATTGCCGTGGTCAGCTTTGACGGCGGGATCGACCCCGTGGGCGCCTGTGTTGGTATGCGCGGCAGCCGGGTTCAGGCCGTTGTGAACGAGCTTCAGGGTGAAAAGATCGACATCATCCCGTGGAACGAAGACATGCCGACGTTCCTTGTGAACGCGCTGCAACCGGCGGAAGTGTCCAAGGTTGTGTTTGACGAAGATGCCGAGCGCATCGAGGTCGTGGTTCCCGAAGAGCAGCTTTCGCTGGCGATTGGTCGTCGTGGTCAGAACGTGCGGTTGGCGAGCCAGCTAACCGGGCTGGATATCGACATCATGACCGAAGAAGAAGAATCGGCGCGTCGTCAGAAGGAATTCGAAGAGCGCACCAAGCTGTTTGTTAACACGCTTGATCTGGATGAGTTCTTTGCCCAGCTGTTGGTGGCCGAAGGGTTCACCAGCCTTGAAGAGGTGGCCTATGTCGAGGCCGATGAACTGTTGGTGATCGACGGCGTTGACGACGACACCGCAGGCGAGCTTCAGGCACGGGCGCGCGATTACCTTGAGGCGCAAGCCAAGGCGGCGATGGAACGGGCGCGCGAATTGGGTGTTGAGGACAGCCTTATTGCATTTGAAGGCCTGACACCCCAAATGATCGAGGCATTGGCAAACGACGGCGTCAAAACGCTGGAAGATTTCGCCACATGTGCCGACTGGGAATTGGCCGGGGGCTGGACCACTGTGGAAGGCGAGCGGGTCAAGGATGACGGTATCCTTGAGCCCTTTGACATCGGCCTTGAAGAGGCGCAGACCATGGTGATGACAGCGCGCATCATGTTGGGTTGGGTCGATCCCGCAGAATTGGAAGCAGACGCGGAAGACGAATTGGAAGACGATCTGGAAGCCGCTGGCGAGGAGGCCGAAGCCTGA
- the ubiG gene encoding bifunctional 2-polyprenyl-6-hydroxyphenol methylase/3-demethylubiquinol 3-O-methyltransferase UbiG, which yields MQPAETTVDPSEVAKFEAMASEWWDPTGKFKPLHLMNPCRLDYITTQIAEEFDRNLEKPLPFKGLRILDIGCGGGLLSEPMARLGADVVGADAAEGNIPVARIHAERSGVEIVYRHTTAEALADAGEQFDVVLNMEVVEHVADPLAYLTACRKLLKPGGLHLCSTINRNAKSYAMAIIGAEYVMRWLPKGTHEWNKFITPDELFSLMETAGLNPVDRKGYVFNPLSWQWSISDRDLSVNYVTASKNPA from the coding sequence ATGCAACCCGCCGAAACCACGGTTGACCCCTCGGAAGTCGCAAAATTCGAAGCCATGGCCTCGGAATGGTGGGATCCGACTGGCAAGTTCAAGCCATTGCACCTGATGAACCCTTGCCGGCTCGACTATATTACGACTCAAATTGCCGAAGAATTTGATAGAAACCTCGAAAAACCTCTACCCTTCAAAGGTTTGCGCATTCTCGATATCGGTTGCGGCGGCGGTTTGCTTAGCGAGCCTATGGCCCGCCTCGGCGCTGATGTGGTCGGCGCGGACGCCGCCGAAGGCAACATCCCCGTGGCGCGCATCCACGCCGAACGCTCGGGTGTCGAAATTGTCTATCGTCACACCACCGCCGAAGCACTGGCCGACGCAGGAGAGCAATTCGACGTGGTTCTGAACATGGAAGTGGTCGAACATGTTGCCGATCCGCTGGCCTATCTCACGGCGTGTCGCAAGCTTCTCAAGCCCGGTGGCTTGCACCTCTGTTCAACGATCAACCGCAACGCCAAAAGTTATGCCATGGCGATCATCGGTGCTGAATACGTCATGCGCTGGCTGCCCAAGGGCACCCACGAATGGAACAAGTTTATCACCCCGGATGAGCTGTTTTCGCTGATGGAAACCGCGGGTTTGAACCCGGTTGACCGCAAGGGGTACGTGTTTAACCCGCTCAGCTGGCAATGGTCGATTTCCGACCGTGATCTTTCCGTAAACTACGTCACAGCAAGCAAAAATCCCGCTTAA
- a CDS encoding MarR family transcriptional regulator, whose product MNDTSNTLAVALISEILTADQLVRNHLTKVLPKGMEISHFSVLNHLSHCNEERSPAQLAKSFHLTRGAMTNTLSKLEWAGYVHVRPDWDDARRKMIAISPAGKQALNAAVAAIAPILTEMVADLGEHKLRTALPILRELRQKLNEP is encoded by the coding sequence ATGAATGACACCAGCAACACCCTTGCCGTTGCTCTGATCAGCGAAATTCTGACGGCAGATCAATTGGTTCGCAATCATCTGACCAAAGTGCTGCCCAAAGGGATGGAGATTTCGCATTTTTCAGTGCTGAACCATCTGTCACACTGCAACGAAGAACGATCGCCAGCGCAGTTGGCCAAGAGCTTTCACCTGACGCGCGGGGCGATGACCAACACGCTGAGCAAGCTGGAGTGGGCCGGATATGTCCATGTGCGGCCGGATTGGGATGACGCGCGGCGCAAGATGATTGCGATCAGCCCAGCGGGGAAGCAGGCGTTGAACGCCGCCGTGGCCGCAATTGCGCCGATCCTGACCGAGATGGTGGCCGATCTGGGTGAGCACAAATTGCGCACCGCTTTGCCGATCTTGCGCGAGCTACGGCAGAAGCTAAACGAGCCTTAA
- the grxC gene encoding glutaredoxin 3, producing MKPIEIYTSPLCGFCHAAKRLLSQKGAKFTEIDVLAEPARKPEMMQRANGRHTVPQIFVGDTHVGGCDELYALERAGKLDALLSA from the coding sequence GTGAAACCAATCGAAATCTATACATCTCCGCTTTGCGGATTTTGCCATGCGGCGAAACGTTTGCTGTCGCAGAAGGGCGCAAAGTTCACCGAAATTGACGTTTTGGCCGAGCCTGCGCGGAAGCCCGAAATGATGCAACGGGCCAATGGGCGGCATACCGTGCCACAAATCTTTGTGGGCGATACCCATGTTGGCGGCTGTGATGAGCTTTATGCGTTGGAGCGCGCAGGCAAGCTTGACGCTTTGCTGAGCGCCTAA
- a CDS encoding SAM-dependent methyltransferase, producing the protein MSEAPQLFDPKALTRNRARAAAAPEMFLHEIAADEIKHRLSMVNKSFNASVIVTGHGDFWQHILPDAVIVSADEVLKLEPRAHDLIIHAMALHWANDPVGQMIQCLHALKPDGLFMAVMFGGQTLHELRATLAEAEAQVSGGLSPRVAPMSEIRDMGALLQRAGFALPVIDSLPIKTSYKSLTHLMHELRAMGERNALHGRVRHFTRPSLFTAAEALYRRAFAAADSRIEATFELLFLLGWAPDATQPKPLRPGSASARLADALGSLEMPLKD; encoded by the coding sequence ATGTCAGAAGCACCCCAACTGTTTGATCCCAAGGCACTGACCCGAAATCGCGCGCGCGCAGCCGCGGCCCCGGAAATGTTCCTGCATGAAATCGCCGCAGACGAGATCAAGCATCGGCTCTCCATGGTTAATAAATCGTTTAATGCGTCAGTAATCGTAACCGGACACGGCGATTTCTGGCAGCATATCCTGCCCGATGCAGTCATCGTTTCAGCGGATGAGGTGCTCAAGCTGGAGCCAAGGGCGCATGACCTGATTATTCATGCGATGGCGCTACATTGGGCAAATGATCCCGTGGGCCAAATGATCCAATGCTTGCATGCGCTAAAGCCTGATGGCTTGTTCATGGCCGTGATGTTTGGCGGGCAGACGCTTCACGAACTCAGGGCGACCCTTGCTGAGGCCGAAGCGCAGGTGTCCGGCGGTTTGTCGCCTCGCGTGGCACCAATGTCCGAGATCCGCGATATGGGCGCCTTGTTGCAACGCGCAGGGTTTGCGCTTCCCGTGATCGACAGCCTGCCGATCAAGACGAGCTACAAGTCGCTGACGCATCTTATGCATGAATTGCGCGCCATGGGAGAGCGGAACGCCCTGCATGGCCGCGTGCGTCACTTTACCCGCCCATCGCTTTTTACAGCGGCCGAAGCCCTCTACAGGCGCGCCTTTGCTGCGGCGGATTCCCGTATCGAAGCCACCTTTGAGCTGTTGTTTCTACTGGGTTGGGCGCCTGATGCGACGCAACCAAAGCCGCTTCGCCCCGGCTCGGCCTCCGCGCGGCTTGCCGATGCGCTGGGATCGTTGGAAATGCCACTCAAAGATTGA
- a CDS encoding carbon-nitrogen hydrolase family protein, whose translation MRAALIQMTSGEESSANLEQTLGYLREAKAGGAGFALTPEVTNCMSPSRSHQRTVLRHEEQDETLAAVRAEARALELWVLLGSLAVLTDDADGRFANRSFLISPQGEIAARYDKIHMFDVNVSETETYRESAHFRPGEQAVTAKTDFATIGMTVCYDVRFPHLHRQLAHAGAEILTAPAAFSAVTGAAHWETLLRARAIETGCFVLAPAQTGVHYMEDGVERRTFGHSLAIAPWGEVLADAGTDCGVTLVDLDMEEVARSRKRVPSLSHDRSFGRPDE comes from the coding sequence GTGCGTGCGGCTCTTATACAGATGACGTCGGGCGAGGAATCGTCGGCGAACCTTGAGCAAACACTCGGGTATCTGCGTGAGGCAAAGGCCGGTGGCGCAGGCTTTGCGCTGACGCCCGAGGTCACGAATTGCATGTCGCCCAGCCGGAGCCATCAGCGCACGGTTTTGCGGCACGAGGAACAGGACGAAACGCTTGCGGCAGTCCGGGCCGAAGCCCGCGCGTTGGAGCTTTGGGTGCTGCTTGGCTCGCTTGCTGTGTTGACGGATGACGCGGATGGTCGCTTTGCCAACCGGTCTTTCCTGATCTCTCCACAAGGAGAGATCGCAGCGCGTTACGACAAGATCCACATGTTTGACGTCAATGTTTCAGAGACCGAGACCTATCGAGAGTCGGCGCATTTTCGGCCGGGGGAACAAGCGGTTACGGCAAAAACCGACTTTGCCACCATTGGAATGACCGTCTGTTACGATGTGCGTTTCCCGCATTTGCATCGTCAACTGGCACATGCGGGGGCCGAAATATTAACCGCGCCAGCCGCGTTTTCGGCTGTCACGGGAGCGGCGCATTGGGAGACCCTGCTTAGGGCGCGGGCGATCGAGACGGGTTGCTTTGTATTGGCCCCAGCGCAAACCGGCGTGCATTACATGGAAGACGGTGTGGAACGCCGAACTTTTGGGCATTCGCTTGCTATTGCGCCCTGGGGCGAGGTTTTGGCCGATGCGGGGACAGACTGCGGCGTTACGCTCGTTGATCTGGACATGGAAGAGGTTGCAAGATCGCGCAAACGCGTGCCCTCGCTAAGCCACGACCGGAGCTTTGGCAGACCTGATGAATGA
- the rimP gene encoding ribosome maturation factor RimP, translating to MSDLIAKTSMDRRMAGIITPVIEDMGFELVRVRVMGGENKTLQIMAERPDGGIEVDECAQISNAVSAVLDVEDPLADAYTLEVSSPGIDRPLTRLKDFDGFEGYDAKLETAELIDGRKRFKGVLAGVEGNEVLINIEQGGETVTVGLQYDWLAEAKLVLTDELIKDMLKARKASGALDETKFDEIETETGSSEE from the coding sequence ATGTCTGATCTGATCGCCAAAACCTCTATGGATCGCCGGATGGCGGGCATTATCACCCCTGTTATCGAGGACATGGGGTTTGAGTTGGTGCGCGTGCGGGTGATGGGCGGCGAGAATAAGACGCTGCAAATCATGGCCGAGCGGCCGGATGGTGGGATCGAAGTGGACGAATGCGCCCAGATTTCAAATGCTGTTAGCGCGGTGTTGGATGTCGAGGATCCGCTGGCGGATGCTTATACGCTGGAAGTGTCGAGCCCGGGGATTGACCGGCCTTTGACGCGGCTCAAGGATTTTGACGGCTTTGAAGGCTATGACGCGAAGCTGGAAACCGCCGAGTTGATCGACGGGCGCAAGCGGTTCAAGGGTGTTTTGGCCGGTGTTGAAGGCAATGAGGTGCTGATCAATATCGAGCAGGGCGGCGAGACCGTGACCGTGGGCTTGCAGTATGACTGGCTGGCTGAGGCGAAGCTGGTTCTGACGGATGAGTTGATCAAGGACATGCTGAAGGCGCGCAAGGCATCTGGCGCGCTGGATGAGACGAAATTCGATGAAATTGAGACCGAGACCGGTTCTTCTGAGGAGTAA
- a CDS encoding ComF family protein, giving the protein MKLQTALRVLYPPQCVACGERVGSDFGLCGPCWRDTPFIEGLCCDACGVPLPGESDDAEICDDCRKVARPWSHGRAVFLYREIGRKLVLALKHGDRHDIVRPAGIWLARAAAPLLTDRTLIAPVPLHWTRLLKRKYNQSALLAKAFARQVDRPFCPDLLVRSMRTESLEGKGFDARFAAVNNAIEAHPKRRHRLVERDILIVDDVMTSGATLAASAEACRAAGAGNVSILTLARVAKDD; this is encoded by the coding sequence GTGAAGTTACAAACGGCGTTGCGGGTTCTTTACCCGCCTCAATGTGTCGCATGCGGCGAGCGGGTGGGCAGCGATTTCGGTCTCTGCGGGCCGTGTTGGCGGGACACTCCATTTATTGAGGGGTTATGTTGCGATGCCTGCGGGGTGCCGCTTCCGGGCGAATCCGATGATGCCGAAATTTGCGACGATTGCCGCAAGGTCGCGCGCCCGTGGTCACATGGGCGCGCCGTTTTTCTTTACCGCGAAATAGGTCGCAAGCTGGTTCTGGCGTTAAAACACGGAGACAGGCACGATATCGTTCGCCCGGCTGGGATCTGGCTCGCGCGGGCGGCGGCGCCGTTATTGACGGACCGCACGTTGATCGCTCCGGTTCCGCTTCACTGGACGCGGTTGCTGAAGCGGAAATACAATCAATCTGCCCTTTTGGCAAAAGCGTTTGCACGACAGGTTGACCGACCTTTTTGCCCAGACCTTCTTGTCCGGTCTATGCGGACAGAAAGCCTTGAGGGAAAGGGGTTTGATGCGCGTTTCGCAGCCGTGAATAATGCGATTGAAGCACACCCGAAACGGCGGCACAGGTTGGTGGAGCGGGACATTTTGATCGTTGATGATGTGATGACATCAGGCGCGACCTTGGCGGCGTCGGCCGAGGCGTGCCGGGCCGCAGGTGCCGGGAATGTTTCGATCCTGACACTGGCGCGCGTTGCAAAGGATGATTAA
- a CDS encoding RNA-binding protein yields the protein MGRGGKTSSRNDGTERKCIATGEVLPKAALVRFVVGPEAEIVPDILGKLPGRGIWVKPESAALEKAASKGLFARAAKQPVKVPEGLAKTIEAQLAHRLIELIALARKSGLAVSGFEKVKGWLNVEDVKVLLQSSDGSERGKTKLWTPEGARYVGCLTTEELGQAFGRETVVHAAIGAGGLAQRVVEEAARLKGLRVSEGGQARRKG from the coding sequence ATGGGGCGCGGTGGTAAAACCAGCAGCCGGAACGACGGGACGGAGCGCAAGTGCATCGCCACAGGAGAGGTGTTGCCCAAGGCGGCGCTTGTCCGGTTCGTCGTTGGACCAGAGGCAGAGATCGTGCCCGACATCCTTGGCAAATTGCCGGGGCGCGGGATTTGGGTAAAACCCGAAAGCGCGGCGCTTGAGAAAGCGGCGAGCAAGGGGTTATTTGCCCGTGCGGCCAAACAGCCGGTCAAGGTGCCAGAGGGATTGGCCAAAACGATCGAGGCGCAATTGGCGCATCGGTTGATCGAGCTGATCGCGCTGGCGCGCAAGTCAGGGCTTGCCGTTTCGGGGTTCGAAAAGGTCAAGGGCTGGCTGAATGTTGAAGATGTGAAGGTGTTGCTGCAATCGAGCGATGGTTCGGAGCGCGGCAAGACAAAATTGTGGACGCCGGAAGGCGCAAGATATGTTGGCTGCCTTACCACCGAGGAGCTGGGCCAGGCGTTTGGACGAGAAACAGTCGTCCACGCGGCCATAGGCGCTGGAGGTTTGGCGCAACGTGTTGTAGAGGAAGCGGCAAGATTGAAAGGTCTGCGCGTTTCCGAAGGCGGGCAAGCCCGCCGGAAAGGATAA
- the hemH gene encoding ferrochelatase, producing MTEHANSSQLATTARPEGHPAVQPQKTGVLIANLGTPDGYDYWSMRRYLNEFLSDQRVIDYPRWKWQPLLQLIILTKRPFSSGAAYKSIWNEDKGESPLMTITREQTAAIAVQMQERYGDTVMVDFCMRYGNPSTESKVREMVAAGCTKILFFPLYPQYAGATTATANDQFFRALMKETWQPAARTVPAYFDNPQYIDALAQSVERVYAEAKTKPELLVVSYHGMPKRYLMQGDPYHCQCQKTTRLLKERLGWEDTQITTTFQSVFGPEEWLKPYTVKEVARLAKDEGKTNIAVIAPAFSADCIETLEEINEEICESFEEAGGENFLYIPCLNSEAAHIDVLSEVIAENLRGWVD from the coding sequence ATGACTGAACACGCAAACTCAAGCCAACTGGCGACCACTGCTCGTCCCGAAGGCCATCCCGCGGTCCAACCCCAAAAAACGGGTGTGCTGATTGCCAATCTGGGCACGCCTGATGGGTATGACTATTGGTCGATGCGGCGCTATCTGAACGAATTTTTGTCCGACCAGAGGGTAATCGACTACCCGCGCTGGAAGTGGCAACCGCTGTTGCAGCTTATCATCCTGACAAAGCGGCCCTTTTCTTCCGGCGCTGCGTACAAGTCGATCTGGAATGAGGACAAGGGTGAAAGCCCGTTGATGACCATCACCAGAGAGCAGACCGCCGCAATCGCCGTGCAGATGCAAGAGCGATACGGAGATACCGTCATGGTCGATTTTTGCATGCGCTACGGCAATCCGTCGACCGAATCCAAGGTGCGCGAGATGGTGGCGGCCGGATGCACCAAAATCCTGTTCTTCCCTCTATACCCGCAATATGCCGGGGCAACGACGGCAACCGCAAATGACCAATTCTTCCGCGCTCTGATGAAAGAAACCTGGCAACCCGCCGCGCGCACGGTGCCCGCTTATTTTGACAATCCGCAATACATTGATGCGCTCGCCCAGTCGGTTGAACGCGTCTATGCCGAAGCCAAGACCAAGCCCGAGCTTTTGGTGGTGTCATATCATGGCATGCCCAAGCGATACTTGATGCAGGGCGATCCGTATCACTGCCAATGCCAGAAAACGACGCGGCTGTTGAAAGAGCGGTTGGGGTGGGAAGACACCCAGATCACCACGACGTTTCAATCGGTGTTTGGGCCGGAAGAGTGGCTAAAGCCCTATACGGTCAAAGAGGTCGCCCGCTTGGCCAAGGACGAGGGCAAAACGAATATCGCCGTCATCGCGCCTGCGTTTTCAGCGGATTGCATCGAGACACTGGAAGAAATCAACGAAGAGATTTGCGAGAGCTTTGAAGAGGCTGGAGGAGAGAATTTTCTCTATATTCCCTGCCTGAACAGCGAAGCTGCGCATATTGATGTTCTAAGCGAAGTTATCGCTGAGAATCTAAGGGGTTGGGTCGACTAG